One genomic region from Zalophus californianus isolate mZalCal1 chromosome 2, mZalCal1.pri.v2, whole genome shotgun sequence encodes:
- the LOC113924500 gene encoding olfactory receptor 2H2-like has protein sequence MVILGTEIPQENIVMVESCIKQKGVKGTNFSSPAGFILLGFSDQPQLGTIFLLVVSIVYVLTLVGNTAIILVSYLNPKLHKSMYFFLSNLSFLDLCLTTSIVPRMLWNLKGPEKTISYTGCVIQLYVALGLGSTECLLLTVMAYDHFSAICRPLHYGVIMHPNLLWHLAAVAWISGFVESMVQTLLVFQLPLCSHHRVDDFMCKEPALIKITCVNTTFLENELSRAIVLYVVIPLGLILVSYGCIARSVLRTKSTEGRRKAFGTCGSHPLVVVLFFGTIIFGVITLVIN, from the exons ATGGTTATTCTTGGAACAGAAATACCCCAGGAAAACATCGTGATGGTGGAGAGTTGTATCAAGCAAA AAGGAGTGAAAGGGACAAATTTTAGCAGTCCAGCAGGTTTTATCTTGCTGGGTTTTTCTGACCAGCCCCAGCTGGGGACGATCTTCCTTCTGGTTGTCTCTATCGTATATGTTCTGACACTGGTGGGGAACACAGCAATCATACTGGTCTCTTACTTGAACCCCAAGCTCCATAAGTCCATGTACTTCTTTCTGTCTAATCTCTCTTTTCTGGACCTCTGCCTCACCACCAGCATCGTTCCACGGATGCTGTGGAATCTCAAGGGCCCTGAGAAGACCATCAGCTACACTGGGTGTGTGATCCAGCTCTACGTTGCATTGGGGCTGGGCTCCACAGAGTGCCTCCTCCTGACTGTGATGGCCTATGACCACTTCAGTGCCATCTGCCGACCACTCCACTATGGTGTTATCATGCATCCGAACCTTCTCTGGCACCTTGCAGCTGTGGCCTGGATCAGTGGTTTTGTGGAGTCCATGGTTCAGACCCTCCTCGTTTTCCAGTTGCCTCTCTGCAGCCACCACAGAGTGGATGATTTTATGTGCAAGGAGCCTGCTCTGATTAAAATCACCTGTGTGAACACAACCTTCCTGGAAAATGAGCTCTCCAGAGCAATTGTCCTCTACGTGGTTATACCTCTAGGGCTTATTCTGGTCTCCTATGGCTGCATTGCTAGGAGTGTGCTGAGGACAAAGTCCACGGAAGGCAGGAGGAAAGCATTTGGGACCTGTGGGTCCCACCcccttgttgttgttttgttctttgggaCTATAATTTTTGGAGTTATCACTCTAGTAATTAACTAA